A DNA window from Phragmites australis chromosome 11, lpPhrAust1.1, whole genome shotgun sequence contains the following coding sequences:
- the LOC133884585 gene encoding uncharacterized protein LOC133884585, translated as MARPRRPPPLVRSPARPQVPTAAATPRQASPSRSRRGRRLRVQSPSLASARRAPALAAPPATPPLRWPGDAVAPRGAGAGAAASVRRIAAALWRAHPQPREHGEARQRFEPSPRHLHTPDHCNYYKAVLEGKTGTKPLGNDIIHEVGAYSPSPQIKMEVATKWDRRCLNTLGGADHDFCDHHATAADEEISALKEELVQAHIRIHELEAESQSAKKKLDHLVRNLAEEKASWRSREHDKVRSILDAVKRDLNWEKKNRQRAEIMNSKLMDELSELKSVAKRYLQDYEKERKARELMEEVCDELAKEIADDKAEVEALKSESMKMRDEVEEERKMLQMAEVWREERVQMKLVDAKLTLDSKYSQLSELQANLEAFLSFHRGSSVDKETVRGGERLGEAICSMKSHGKEFSYKPPPPSEDIFAVFEELRQREDIHEKEIGQCNADTPMSHATKIHTVSPETDILMEKPANKYSNQPCARNEDEDDSGWETVSHVEEQGSSNSLDGSEPSVNGFCGGNEASVSGTDWEDNFENCRSNSDISGVCSTTGEKYRKKGSSFARLWRSSKGNDHRKIGSELLNGRLSGSRMSNAALSPDFKNSEVCQISPSVGDWSPDLVNPHVVRAMKGCVEWSQGARKHDLKSKLLDTRTNGRKLQLRRTLEQKM; from the exons ATGGCGCGCCCCCGCCGCCCACCGCCGCTGGTGAGGTCTCCGGCCAGGCCCCAGGTCCCAACAGCTGCTGCCACCCCGCGCCAGGCGTCCCCCTCCCGctcccgccgcggccgccggctGCGCGTCCAGAGCCCCTCCCTCGCCTCCGCCCGCCGCGCCCCCGCCCTCGCGGCCCCGCCGGCCACTCCACCGCTCAGGTGGCCAGGAGACGCCGTGGCGCCCCGCGGTGCCGGCGCGGGTGCGGCCGCGTCGGTGAGGAGGATCGCGGCGGCGCTGTGGCGGGCGCATCCTCAGCCGCGGGAGCACGGGGAAGCGCGGCAACGGTTCGAG CCTAGCCCAAGGCATCTGCATACACCTGATCATTGCAATTACTATAAAGCGGTCCTTGAAGGCAAGACAGGAACGAAGCCTCTTGGCAATGACATCATTCATGAG GTGGGAGCTTATTCTCCATCACCCCAAATCAAAATGGAGGTCGCAACAAAATGGGACCGTCGATGCCTGAACACATTGGGTGGTGCTGACCACGATTTCTGCGACCATCATGCAACAGCTGCTGATGAAGAAATCTCTGCACTTAAAGAAGAGCTTGTGCAGGCCCACATTCgaattcatgagcttgaagcTGAAAGCCAGTCTGCAAAGAAGAAGCTTGATCACCTGGTGAGGAATCTTGCTGAGGAAAAGGCTTCCTGGAGGAGCAGGGAGCATGATAAGGTTCGAAGCATCTTAGATGCTGTTAAAAGGGATCTGAACTGGGAGAAGAAGAATCGACAAAGGGCAGAAATTATGAACTCCAAGTTGATGGATGAGCTATCTGAGTTAAAGTCAGTAGCAAAAAGGTATTTGCAAGATtatgaaaaggaaagaaaggctAGGGAACTCATGGAGGAGGTGTGTGATGAATTAGCGAAGGAGATTGCAGATGACAAAGCTGAGGTTGAGGCTTTGAAGAGTGAATCAATGAAGATGAGAGATGAGGtggaggaagaaaggaagatGTTGCAGATGGCAGAGGTTTGGCGTGAAGAGAGGGTACAGATGAAGCTTGTTGATGCTAAACTGACACTAGACAGCAAATATTCACAGCTGAGTGAGCTTCAAGCTAACCTTGAGGCTTTCCTCAGTTTCCACAGAGGCAGCAGTGTAGACAAAGAAACAGTAAGAGGTGGAGAAAGACTCGGGGAAGCAATTTGCTCGATGAAGTCTCATGGTAAGGAGTTCTCTTACAAACCTCCGCCTCCTTCAGAGGACATTTTTGCCGTGTTTGAGGAACTCAGACAGAGGGAAGATATTCACGAGAAGGAAATTGGGCAGTGCAATGCAGATACCCCCATGAGCCATGCAACAAAGATCCATACAGTGAGTCCTGAAACTGACATCTTAATGGAAAAACCAGCAAACAAATATTCCAATCAGCCTTGTGCCAGaaatgaggatgaagatgatagtGGATGGGAGACTGTCAGCCATGTAGAGGAACAAGGCTCTAGCAATTCACTAGATGGAAGTGAACCATCCGTAAATGGTTTCTGTGGAGGAAATGAGGCATCGGTGAGTGGAACCGATTGGGAAGATAATTTTGAAAACTGCAGGTCAAATAGTGACATCAGTGGAGTTTGTTCGACAACAGGAGAGAAGTACCGTAAGAAGGGGTCTTCTTTCGCCAGACTGTGGAGATCATCAAAGGGCAATGACCACAGGAAAATAGGATCCGAGTTACTGAACGGTAGGCTCTCAGGAAGCAGAATGTCCAATGCTGCTCTTTCTCCTGATTTCAAGAACAGTGAAGTATGCCAAATCTCACCTAGTGTTGGGGACTGGAGTCCGGACTTGGTAAACCCTCATGTAGTCCGTGCAATGAAAGGGTGCGTCGAATGGTCCCAAGGCGCACGGAAGCACGACTTGAAGTCCAAGCTTCTGGATACGAGAACCAATGGTCGTAAGCTACAGCTGCGCCGAACATTAGAACAGAAGATGTAG